The Aureitalea marina genome includes a window with the following:
- the rpsK gene encoding 30S ribosomal protein S11 has protein sequence MAKSSSKTTKKRKVQVESVGEAHITASFNNIIISFTNKNGDVISWSSAGKMGFRGSKKNTPYAAQLAAEDALGVAQAAGLRKVKAYVKGPGNGRESAIRTIHNNGIEVTEIIDVTPMPHNGCRPPKRRRV, from the coding sequence ATGGCAAAGTCTAGCTCAAAAACTACGAAGAAAAGAAAGGTGCAGGTGGAGTCTGTAGGTGAAGCTCACATTACAGCCTCTTTCAATAACATCATCATTTCTTTTACCAATAAGAACGGAGACGTGATCTCATGGTCTTCTGCCGGTAAAATGGGATTCCGCGGATCCAAGAAGAACACACCTTATGCTGCTCAATTAGCAGCTGAGGATGCTCTTGGTGTGGCCCAGGCAGCAGGTCTGCGCAAGGTAAAGGCATACGTTAAAGGTCCAGGTAATGGACGGGAATCGGCTATCAGAACCATTCACAACAATGGAATAGAGGTAACCGAGATCATTGACGTAACTCCAATGCCGCACAACGGATGTCGTCCTCCGAAACGAAGAAGAGTATAA
- a CDS encoding DNA-directed RNA polymerase subunit alpha, producing MAVFSFQKPDKVIMISSTDFEGKFEFRPLEPGYGLTIGNALRRVLLSSLEGFAITSVRIEGVDHEFSTIAGVVEDVTEIVLNLKQVRFKRQIDEIDNETVTISVSGADQLTAGDFQKYISGFQVLNPELVICNMDSKVNLNMEITIERGRGYVPAEENKKANAPLGTIFTDSIYTPIKNVKYSIENYRVEQKTDYEKLVFEIITDGSIHPKKALTEGAKTLIHHFMLFSDERITLESDEIAQTETYDEESLHMRQLLKTKLIDLDLSVRALNCLKAAEVDTLGDLVSYNKNDLMKFRNFGKKSLTELEELVNVKGLSFGMDLSKYKLDKD from the coding sequence ATGGCAGTATTTAGTTTTCAAAAGCCTGATAAAGTTATCATGATCAGCTCGACCGATTTCGAGGGGAAATTCGAGTTTCGTCCCTTGGAACCTGGTTACGGTCTGACCATAGGTAACGCATTAAGACGTGTTTTACTTTCCTCTTTAGAGGGATTTGCGATCACTTCGGTTCGTATCGAAGGAGTCGACCATGAGTTTTCAACGATCGCTGGTGTGGTGGAAGATGTGACTGAGATCGTTCTTAACCTGAAGCAGGTTCGGTTCAAGCGTCAGATCGACGAGATCGACAACGAGACCGTGACCATCTCTGTTTCTGGAGCTGATCAATTGACCGCCGGAGATTTCCAAAAGTACATTTCTGGATTCCAGGTATTGAACCCGGAACTGGTAATCTGTAATATGGATTCTAAGGTGAATCTGAATATGGAGATCACTATCGAAAGAGGACGTGGATATGTTCCCGCAGAGGAGAACAAGAAAGCCAACGCACCTCTTGGTACCATCTTCACGGATTCGATCTACACTCCGATCAAGAATGTGAAGTACAGCATCGAGAACTATCGTGTGGAGCAGAAGACCGATTATGAAAAGTTGGTTTTTGAGATCATCACCGATGGTTCTATTCATCCTAAGAAAGCCCTGACAGAAGGTGCTAAGACCCTTATTCATCACTTTATGCTGTTCAGTGACGAGCGCATTACCCTGGAATCTGATGAGATTGCTCAGACAGAGACCTACGATGAGGAGTCCTTGCACATGCGACAGTTGCTGAAGACCAAATTGATCGATCTGGATCTGTCCGTTCGAGCGCTTAACTGTCTGAAAGCGGCCGAAGTAGATACCCTGGGAGACCTGGTTTCTTACAACAAGAACGATCTGATGAAGTTCAGAAACTTTGGTAAGAAGTCATTGACCGAGCTGGAAGAGCTGGTCAATGTAAAAGGGCTGAGCTTCGGGATGGACCTGTCTAAGTATAAATTGGATAAAGATTAG
- the rplQ gene encoding 50S ribosomal protein L17: MRHGKKFNHLGRKTAHRKSMLANMACSLIEHKRINTTLAKAKALKQFVEPLVTKSKEDTTHNRRVVYSRLRQKDAVTELFRDVAVKVGDRPGGYTRIIKLGNRLGDNAEMAMIELVDYNELYNAGKPAKKKSTRRSRRGGKSGAAVAAAPVATAVKEEE; this comes from the coding sequence ATGAGACACGGAAAGAAATTTAATCACCTGGGGAGAAAAACCGCGCATCGTAAATCGATGTTGGCCAATATGGCTTGCTCCCTGATAGAACACAAAAGAATCAATACGACCCTGGCTAAGGCCAAGGCGCTGAAACAGTTCGTTGAGCCGTTGGTGACCAAGTCCAAAGAGGACACTACTCACAACCGTCGAGTTGTTTACAGCCGTCTGCGCCAAAAGGATGCTGTTACGGAACTGTTCCGCGACGTTGCTGTCAAGGTAGGAGATCGTCCAGGAGGATATACCCGCATTATCAAGTTGGGTAATCGTCTTGGAGATAATGCCGAAATGGCCATGATCGAATTGGTAGATTATAACGAGCTTTACAATGCTGGAAAACCAGCTAAGAAGAAATCGACCCGAAGAAGCCGAAGAGGTGGTAAGAGTGGTGCTGCTGTTGCGGCAGCCCCTGTAGCTACTGCGGTTAAAGAGGAAGAATAA
- the rpsD gene encoding 30S ribosomal protein S4, with protein MARYTGPKTKIARKFGEAIFGDDKSFEKRNYPPGQHGNNRRRGKKSEYAIQLAEKQKAKYTYGILERQFRNLFKKATAAPGITGEVLLQLCESRLDNVVYRMGIAPSRSAARQLVSHRHITVNGNKVNIPSYQLKAGDVVGVREKSKSMEVIENSLANASHVYEWISWNPENKQGTFVSVPQRLQIPENINEQYIVELYSK; from the coding sequence ATGGCAAGATATACTGGTCCAAAAACTAAGATCGCCCGTAAGTTTGGCGAAGCGATTTTCGGAGACGATAAGTCCTTCGAAAAGAGAAATTACCCTCCTGGACAGCACGGGAATAACCGTCGTCGAGGGAAGAAATCAGAATACGCTATCCAATTGGCTGAAAAGCAAAAAGCCAAGTATACCTATGGTATCCTGGAGCGTCAATTCCGTAACCTATTTAAAAAGGCAACTGCCGCTCCTGGAATTACAGGTGAGGTTTTGCTTCAATTGTGTGAGTCCCGTCTGGATAACGTAGTTTACCGCATGGGGATCGCGCCGTCACGAAGTGCTGCACGTCAGTTGGTTTCTCACCGTCACATTACGGTGAATGGCAACAAAGTGAACATTCCATCCTATCAGCTGAAAGCTGGAGATGTAGTTGGAGTTCGAGAGAAGTCCAAGTCTATGGAAGTGATCGAGAATTCACTGGCCAACGCCAGTCATGTTTACGAGTGGATCAGCTGGAATCCTGAGAACAAACAAGGAACTTTCGTTTCTGTTCCTCAGCGTCTGCAGATCCCGGAGAACATCAACGAGCAGTACATCGTCGAATTATATTCTAAGTAA
- the carA gene encoding glutamine-hydrolyzing carbamoyl-phosphate synthase small subunit yields the protein MKYQTRKPALILLADGTIFHGKAVGGKEGTAFGEVCFNTGMTGYQEIFTDPSYYGQLMVTTNAHIGNYGTFEEENESNGVKIAGLICRNFSYHQSRPLADDSLEGFLDKNKLLAISDVDTRALVSYIRDNGAMNAVISTRVDEVDQLKKELAEVPDMKGLELASKVSTKEPYFFGDENATYKISALDIGIKKNILRNLASRDCYIKVFPYDASFEQMSDFQPDGYFFSNGPGDPEPLTQSIETAKKVIDSGKPAFGICLGHQVLAQAMGISTYKMHHGHRGINHPVKNLETGKGEITSQNHGFAINREETEAHEQVSITHVHLNDHTVAGIRIAGKPVFSVQYHPEASPGPHDARYLFDEFLTNVKSHSLVGA from the coding sequence ATGAAATATCAAACCAGAAAACCAGCCCTGATCTTATTAGCGGACGGGACCATTTTTCACGGTAAAGCAGTAGGCGGAAAGGAAGGCACTGCTTTCGGAGAAGTTTGTTTCAACACCGGAATGACCGGTTATCAGGAGATCTTTACTGATCCTTCCTACTACGGTCAACTCATGGTGACTACCAACGCGCACATTGGGAACTATGGGACCTTCGAAGAGGAGAACGAGTCCAATGGCGTTAAGATCGCAGGATTGATCTGTCGCAACTTCAGCTATCACCAGTCCAGACCACTGGCCGATGATTCCCTGGAGGGATTCCTGGATAAGAACAAATTACTAGCCATCAGCGATGTGGACACACGAGCATTGGTCAGCTATATTCGGGACAATGGTGCAATGAATGCAGTTATTTCTACTCGGGTGGATGAAGTTGACCAGTTGAAAAAAGAACTAGCCGAAGTTCCTGATATGAAGGGCTTGGAGTTGGCATCTAAAGTCTCTACCAAAGAGCCTTATTTCTTTGGTGACGAGAATGCAACATATAAGATATCTGCCCTGGACATTGGGATCAAAAAGAACATTCTGCGAAACCTGGCCTCCAGAGACTGTTACATCAAAGTTTTTCCATATGATGCGAGCTTTGAGCAGATGTCGGATTTCCAGCCAGATGGATACTTCTTTTCCAACGGACCTGGAGACCCGGAACCGCTTACCCAGTCCATCGAAACGGCCAAAAAGGTTATCGATTCCGGCAAACCGGCATTCGGAATCTGTTTAGGCCATCAGGTATTGGCGCAGGCAATGGGAATTTCGACCTATAAGATGCACCACGGACACCGAGGGATCAACCACCCGGTGAAGAACCTGGAAACAGGTAAGGGAGAGATCACCTCTCAAAATCATGGATTCGCTATAAATCGGGAGGAGACCGAAGCTCATGAGCAGGTTAGTATCACTCACGTTCATTTGAACGATCATACCGTAGCCGGAATTCGGATCGCCGGTAAGCCTGTGTTTTCGGTTCAGTATCACCCTGAAGCCAGTCCCGGACCCCACGACGCACGCTACCTGTTTGACGAGTTCCTAACCAATGTGAAAAGTCACAGCCTAGTTGGCGCCTAA
- the eno gene encoding phosphopyruvate hydratase — MSIIIDIVARQIFDSRGNPTVEVDVITENGILGRAAVPSGASTGEHEAVELRDGGSDYMGKGVLTAVENVNGKIAGTLLGISVFDQEMIDKIMLELDGTPNKSSLGANAILGVSLAAAKAAANELAMPLYRYVGGVSAKTLPVPMMNIINGGSHSDAPIAFQEFMVMPVNAESFTEALKMGSEIFHNLKKVLHDRGLSTAVGDEGGFAPTLGGTEDALETIALATEKAGYKLGEQVMIALDCASAEFYKDGVYDYTIFEGDKGEKRDSRQQAEYLAELAGKYPIISIEDGMDENDWEGWKHLTDLVGDKVQLVGDDLFVTNVERLGRGIEQGIANSILIKVNQIGTLTETIAAVNMAHNAGYTCVMSHRSGETEDNTIADLAVALNTGQIKTGSASRSDRMAKYNQLIRIEEQLDEIAYYPGRSAFKV, encoded by the coding sequence ATGAGCATTATCATCGACATTGTAGCCCGTCAGATCTTCGACTCCAGAGGAAATCCAACAGTGGAAGTAGACGTGATCACCGAGAATGGAATCCTGGGTCGCGCAGCTGTACCTTCAGGTGCTTCTACCGGAGAACACGAAGCCGTGGAGCTTAGAGATGGAGGAAGCGATTATATGGGTAAAGGAGTGCTAACGGCCGTGGAAAATGTAAACGGTAAGATAGCCGGAACCTTACTTGGGATCTCTGTGTTTGACCAGGAAATGATCGATAAGATCATGCTCGAATTAGATGGAACACCTAATAAGTCCAGTTTGGGTGCCAATGCGATCCTCGGAGTCTCTTTGGCAGCAGCCAAGGCGGCTGCTAACGAACTGGCCATGCCTCTTTACAGATATGTAGGAGGAGTTAGCGCCAAGACCTTGCCTGTTCCTATGATGAACATTATTAATGGTGGTTCTCACAGTGATGCACCGATCGCCTTCCAGGAGTTCATGGTCATGCCGGTCAATGCCGAAAGCTTTACTGAAGCTCTGAAGATGGGAAGTGAGATCTTCCACAATCTCAAAAAAGTATTACACGACCGGGGTCTGAGCACTGCCGTAGGAGACGAAGGAGGATTTGCACCAACCCTGGGTGGGACAGAAGACGCCCTGGAAACCATCGCTCTCGCTACTGAGAAAGCTGGATATAAGCTCGGTGAGCAGGTTATGATTGCCTTGGATTGTGCTTCGGCAGAGTTCTACAAGGATGGAGTGTATGATTACACCATTTTTGAGGGTGACAAAGGAGAGAAGCGCGACTCCCGTCAACAAGCCGAATATTTGGCTGAATTGGCAGGAAAATATCCAATCATATCCATAGAAGATGGAATGGACGAGAACGACTGGGAAGGTTGGAAACATTTGACCGACCTGGTGGGAGACAAGGTTCAACTGGTGGGTGATGATCTGTTTGTGACCAATGTAGAGCGATTGGGAAGAGGAATAGAGCAGGGCATTGCCAATTCTATTTTGATTAAGGTGAACCAGATCGGAACCCTTACAGAGACTATTGCAGCGGTGAATATGGCGCATAATGCGGGTTATACTTGTGTGATGTCTCACCGTAGTGGAGAAACCGAAGACAATACCATCGCCGATCTGGCCGTTGCGCTGAACACGGGTCAGATCAAAACCGGATCTGCCTCAAGAAGCGATAGGATGGCCAAATACAATCAACTGATCCGGATCGAGGAGCAATTGGATGAGATCGCCTATTATCCAGGAAGAAGTGCTTTTAAAGTCTAG